Proteins from a genomic interval of Euleptes europaea isolate rEulEur1 chromosome 18, rEulEur1.hap1, whole genome shotgun sequence:
- the LOC130491002 gene encoding olfactory receptor 5A2-like, translating into MAKAKQENKTTVNEFLLLGFGDLGDQQWLLFLLFLVIYIVTMVGNILIVVLVVVDHHLHTPMYFFLVNLSCLEICSSSNILPVMLVNLFHGGQGTISVTGCMTQYYFVAFLGATECYLLAAMSYDRYVAICKPLLYMVLMNGKVCLQLVAGCLASSSLAVDIVLFLLHQLTFCGPTEINHFFCDFDPFLKHSCSDTHTIELVALFLTALFSLPPFLLTLTSYGYIISAIVRIPSASGRQKAFSTCSSHLTVVSIFYSSIIIDEMLLRTEALQDLNKVFSFFYTVLTPLFNPLVYSLRNREVKVAFRKAIGKFCAFERI; encoded by the coding sequence ATGGCAAAAGCAAAACAAGAGAATAAAACAACTGTCAATGAATTCCTTCTGCTGGGCTTTGGGGATCTTGGGGATCAGCAGTGGCTCCTGTTTTTGCTCTTCTTAGTGATCTACATTGTGACCATGGTGGGGAACATCCTCATTGTGGTGCTAGTAGTGGTTGACCACCATCTTCACACACCCATGTACTTCTTCTTGGTGAACTTGTCATGCTTGGAGATCTGCTCCAGCTCCAATATCCTTCCTGTGATGCTGGTTAATTTGTTTCATGGGGGTCAAGGAACCATTTCTGTCACAGGCTGCATGACACAATATTACTTTGTTGCTTTCTTAGGAGCTACAGAATGTTATCTCCTAGCAGCGATGTCTTACGATAGATATGTGGCAATATGTAAGCCGTTGCTTTATATGGTACTTATGAATGGTAAGGTGtgcctccagctagtagctggatgTTTGGCAAGTAGTTCCTTGGCTGTTGACATAGTTCTATTCTTACTACACCAACTGACTTTCTGtggtcccactgaaatcaaccatTTCTTTTGTGATTTTGATCCATTCTTAAAACATTCTTGCAGTGACACACATACCATAGAACTTGTAGCTTTATTTCTAACTGCTCTGTTTTCCCTACCTCCATTTTTGCTGACCTTGACATCATACGGCTACATCATATCTGCCATTGTGAGAATCCCATCTGCCTCTGGGAGGCAAAAGGCCTTTTCGACTTGCTCCTCCCACCTCACTGTGGTGTCTATTTTCTATAGCTCCATAATAATTGATGAAATGTTGCTCAGAACAGAGGCTCTGCAAGACCTCAACAAAGTCTTCTCGTTTTTCTACACAGTCTTGACCCCTTTGTTCAACCCCCTTGTATACAGCCTGAGAAACAGGGAGGTAAAGGTAGCTTTCAGAAAGGCTATAGGTAAGTTTTGTGCATTTGAAAGAATATGA
- the LOC130490209 gene encoding olfactory receptor 11A1-like: MRKAEQENETTITEFLLLGFGDLGDLQWLLFLLFLVIYIVTVVANILIVVLVVVDHHLHTPMYFFLGNLSCLETCCSSNILPVMLANLFHGGQGTISVTGCMTQYYFFGFLAASECYLLAVMSYDRYVAICNPLLYMVLMNGKVCLLLVAGSWVSGSMAINIIMYLIQQLTFCGPTAINHFFCDFNPFLKLSCSDTHTVKISSLFLGALFSFLPFLMTLTSYSYIISAIVRIPSTSGRQNAFSTCSSHLIVVSIFYGTLMIAYMLPETEALQDLNKVFSLFYTVLTPLFNPLIYSLRNRDVKVAFRKPVARFCAFGRI, translated from the coding sequence ATGAGAAAAGCAGAACAAGAAAATGAAACAACCATCACTGAATTCCTTCTGCTGGGCTTTGGGGATCTGGGGGATCTGCAGTGGCTTCTGTTTTTGCTCTTCTTAGTGATCTACATTGTGACCGTGGTGGCGAACATCCTCATTGTGGTGCTGGTTGTGGTTGACCACCACCTTCACACGCCCATGTACTTCTTCTTGGGAAACTTGTCCTGCTTGGAGACCTGCTGCAGCTCCAATATCCTTCCTGTGATGCTGGCGAATCTGTTTCATGGGGGCCAAGGAACCATTTCTGTCACAGGCTGCATGACACAATATTACTTTTTTGGCTTCTTGGCAGCTTCAGAATGTTATCTCCTAGCAGTGATGTCTTATGATAGGTATGTGGCAATATGTAATCCATTGCTTTATATGGTACTTATGAATGGAAAGGTGTGCCTCCTGCTAGTAGCTGGATCTTGGGTAAGTGGTTCCATGGCTATCAACATAATTATGTACTTGATACAACAACTGACTTTCTGTGGTCCCACTGCAATCAACCATTTCTTTTGTGATTTTAATCCATTCTTAAAGCTGTCTTGCAGTGACACACATACCGTTAAAAtttcttctttgttccttggtgctctgttttccttcctcccatttTTGATGACCCTGACATCGTACAGCTACATCATATCTGCCATAGTGAGAATCCCATCTACCTCTGGGAGGCAAAACGCCTTTTCAACCTGCTCTTCTCATCTCATTGTGGTGTCCATTTTCTATGGCACCTTAATGATTGCTTACATGTTGCCCGAAACAGAAGCCCTGCAAGACCTCAACAAAGTCTTCTCGCTTTTCTACACAGTCTTGACCCCTTTGTTCAACCCCCTGATATACAGCCTGAGAAATAGGGATGTAAAGGTAGCTTTCAGAAAGCCTGTAGCTAGGTTTTGTGCATTTGGAAGAATATAA